The following proteins come from a genomic window of Anopheles ziemanni chromosome 3, idAnoZiCoDA_A2_x.2, whole genome shotgun sequence:
- the LOC131288005 gene encoding histone H2A — translation MSGRGKGGKVKGKAKSRSNRAGLQFPVGRIHRLLRKGNYAERVGAGAPVYLAAVMEYLAAEVLELAGNAARDNKKTRIIPRHLQLAIRNDEELNKLLSGVTIAQGGVLPNIQAVLLPKKTEKKA, via the coding sequence atgtcTGGACGCGGCAAGGGTGGTAAAGTGAAGGGAAAGGCAAAGTCCCGCTCGAATCGTGCCGGTCTGCAGTTCCCGGTCGGCCGTATTCATCGTCTGCTGCGCAAGGGTAACTATGCCGAGCGCGTCGGTGCCGGCGCACCGGTGTATCTGGCGGCCGTGATGGAGTATCTGGCCGCGGAAGTGCTCGAGTTGGCCGGTAACGCCGCCCGTGACAACAAGAAGACGCGCATCATCCCGCGCCATCTGCAGCTGGCCATCCGCAACGACGAAGAGTTgaacaagctgctttccggTGTGACCATCGCCCAAGGTGGTGTGCTGCCCAACATTCAGGCCGTGCTGTTGCCGAAGAAGACGGAAAAGAAGGCATAA